The Hugenholtzia roseola DSM 9546 region AAAGGCTTATACTTTTTAAAGTATAAGCCTTTTATGAGGGTGTTTCGCCTTGCAAATTGCTTAGGAACGATAAGTTTTTAAAGTGTAAATTCTTCTTCTTCGTCTGTAAGATTTGCGCCTTTGATAACTCCTCGTCGCGATTTTTTGATGAAAGTCAGAATTTGACTTTTTTCCGCCGAATCGGATATGGTCTTTTCTACTTCGGATAGGGCATTGCTCGTATTTTTACCTTTCTGAAAGATAAGACGATAAATATCTTGCATCTGGGCAATGCTTTCGCGCGAAAAATTGCGTCGTCGCAAACCTATTAAATTGATACCCACATAACGCAAAGGCTCGCGCCCTGCCAATACAAAGGGTGGCACATCGCGTCTGACCAAAGAACCCCCTGCTACCATGGCATGCGCCCCTACGCGCGTGAATTGATGGATAGCACTGGTGCCGCCTATGATGGCGAAGTCCTCTATTTCTACGTGTCCGCCTAATTGCACGCCATTGACTAAGATGCAGTTATCGCCTACGATACAGTCGTGTGCCAGATGCACATACGCCATGATGAGCGTATTTTGTCCGATTTTGGTTTCGATGTTGGCAGCAGTGCCACGGTTGAGGGTTACGCACTCGCGAATGGTGCTATTATCGCCGATAACGACGTAGGTCTTTTCGCCCTTGTATTTGAGGTCTTGGGGGGGGGCAGAGATGACTGCACCGGGGTAGATTTTGCAATTTTTCCCAATCCTTGCCCCATCCATGATGGTTACATTCGAGCCTATCCAAGTACCTTCTCCAATTTCTACATCTTGATAAATGGTAGTGAAAGCCTCAATGGTTACATTGGCGGCAATTTTCGCGTCGGGGTGAATCTGTGTAAGAGAATGAATCATAAAACAACGAGCAACAGGCTTAGTGTCTGATTTGGAGAGAAAAGGAAAAGAGTATTAGGTAGGTACTTAGTCGGAGAGTGGGAGAGAAAAGGCAAATTACTTATCTTTTTTTACCAAAACCGCAGACATAACGGCTTCACAGGCTAATTCACCTGCAACAAAGGCGCGTCCTTGCATCTTGGCTAAACCACGTCTGACGGGAGCTAAAAGCTCACACTTAAAGACGAGGGTATCACAGGGCATGACCATTTTTTTGAAGCGGCAGTCTTCTATACCCACAAAATATGTCCAATATTGTTCGGGGTTATCTACCGTATTCAAGACCAGAATACCGCCTGTTTGTGCCATTGCTTCTATTTGCAAGACACCGGGCATGACGGGGTTTCCGGGAAAGTGTCCTTCAAAAAAAGGCTCATTGATGGTTACATTTTTCACACCCACTACCGAATTTTCGTCTAAATAGATAATTTTATCAACCAAGCGGAAAGGGTAGCGATGTGGCAAGATAGAGGCAATTTTATTGATGTCTAAGACGGGCGGCAATTTGGGGTCGTATTTGGGTACTTGATTGCGCACCACGCGGCGCAAGTGCTGTTTTATTTTTTTAGCAAAAGCGACATTGGCGGCATGACCAGGGCGAGCAGCCAATATTTGCGCCCTTAGCGGTTGTCCTACTAAGGCTAAATCGCCGATGAGGTCTAAAAGTTTGTGGCGGGCAGGTTCGTTTTTGTAACGAAGCTCCACATTATTGAGCGTTCCTTCGCTCTGCACCGAAATAGAGGGCTTATTAAACATCTTGGCAAGCCTATCCATTTCTTCTTGCGATAGGATTCTATCTACAATGACGATGGCATTATCAAAATCCCCCCCTTTGATGAGATTATTTTTATACAACATCTCCAATTCGTGAAGGAAACAGAAAGTGCGGCAGGGTGCAATCTCTTGCTCGAATTGGGCAAAGTTGTTTAAAGTCGCATATTGACTACCCAACACAGGCGAATTGTAATCCACCATTACCGTCAGACGGTAGTCTTCTAAGGGCAGGGCAGCAATCTCGATATTTTTGGAAGGTTCGCTATAATGAATTGCCGAATCCACATCAAAAAAATTGCGCGGCACGTTTTGTTCCTCCACGCCTGCTTCCTTCAAGATGCGCACAAAGTCCATCGAGCTGCCGTCCATGATAGGTGGCTCAGGACCGTCAATTTCTATCAGCACGTTGTCTATTTCTAAGCCTACTAAGGCGGCTAAGGTATGCTCTACGGTATGCACACGCGCCTCGCCCTGCTCGATGGTAGTGCCGCGTGAAACATCGACCACGTTATCTACATCGGCATCTACTGTGGGTCTTCCTTCTAAATCTATGCGTTGGAACTTAAAGCCATGATTGGTCTTGGCAGGTTTGAAGGTCATGGTAGAGGGTACGCCTGTATGCAAGCCTATGCCTGAAATCGTAACCGCTTTCTTGATAGTATGTTGGTTGGTCTTCATCGACGGAGTGGGTACAAAAAAGAATGAAGGATATACAGCGCACAAAGTTACGACTTTATTTTGAAAAACTTTCATGTGTGCGAAAGGAAAGCAAATGCGGATTTGGGCAAGTCAATTGTTTTTCGTAATTTAGCCTTGTGCTATCCTATCTATTTGCTTTTTGTCTTAAACGCCACATTTTGAATGGAAAATGTAGATTTATTTGGAAGTTCCCAGCCACAACTGCCTACCCCCACGCCCAAGGTTGTGTCGGGCTATCGCATTTATGATGCCCAACAGAAACGCAGAACGATAAGAAATGACTTGCCAAGCCTCTATCCCGACTTGCCCGAAGAGAAGTATGATATTATTTATGCAGACCCTCCTTGGGATTATGGTGGAAAAATGCAGTTTGATAAAAGCGCACGCAAGGACGTTAATAAAAATTGGGATAATCATATTTTTATTAGTGCTGCAAACTTCAAATATCCTACCCTCAAGACCCGTGAGATGATGAAAATTCCGATTTACCAAATTGCCAAAGAAGATTGTTTGTTATTCATGTGGGTGACGAATCCGCATTTGGAACAAGGAATCGCTTTGGGGAAAGCATGGGGGTTTGAATATAAAACGGTAGCCTTCGTTTGGGATAAAATGAACCATAACCCGGGTCAGTACACCCTTTCTTATTGTGAACTGTGTTTGGTTTTTAAAAGAGGAAGAATTCCAAGTCCGCGAGGGGCGAGAAATATCAAACAGCTTGTGAGAGTGCCACGAGGGGAGCATAGTCAGAAACCATTGGAGGTCTTACATAACATAGAGCGCATGTTTCCAACTCAAAAACGGATAGAACTTTTTGCACGTCATAAACCCAAAAATTGGGACGTATGGGGACTCGATGTAAGAGAGGAATATGCAGAAACGACATTTAATCCAAAAGAGGCTGTATCTGACTGATAAAATGTTCTATCAATGGCGCGGGGTCGGATAAATTGCGCCAAAAGAAAAAGTGTCCTTCGAAGCCTTCATACCAACAGGTAATCTCTCGCACACGACAGGGGTCGCGCGTGATGTCGCCTTGAAAGATAGTCCAGAAAGGAAGCACGTCAGCAGGCAAATTCCCTGCCTCTCTCAAAATGCGCTGCAAGCCGGGCGTAAAGTATTTGCAAGCCCTTTCGTGTGCATTTCCCCTACCTGCTGAACGCGATTTGCCTTCAACCCAACCGTCTTGCCGTTTTACCTCAACATAAATCGTCTTGTTTGTGTTATGGTTAGATATTGCATAGTCGGGAAAAATTCCATGACTTTTTATCTCAATCGCAGGGTTGTAGATTGCCGCTAATTCAGACGGCGATAGTGGTATGTTTAGATAGATGTTCCTAAATTCACTTGGGCGCGAGCGAATCTCATATTCGGTATCTACGAATAAGGTCTGAAAGAGGACATAAAAATCTTCTTCTACTTGCAAGGCTTGTTTAAGACTGTAATCTTGCCACTTCCTTCGAAGTCTATTTGCGTCGCTACCCATCTTCAAATTTCATTAAAGTATCAATGCTTACTCCTAATGCTGATGCAATTTTTGAAATATTAACTAATGTAATATTCTTCTCTGCTCTTTCAATCATGCCAATATAAGTACGGTGCAAATTGGCTTTGAAAGACAAGGCTTCTTGTGAGAGATGCTGCGCCTTTCGCAATTCCCTTACACGTTTTCCAAATTGTACTAAAATTGTATGCTTTTCCATATTTTCTATAATACCAACAAAAATAATCAAAGCCACTGTATAGCGCAACATACTAAAATTAGCATTTTTTTTACTCCCCTGCTGCTTTTTTCGCTTTTCAAAAGACTTTCCTAACTTTGGCATCAATTTTCTTATTAGCTTACGCAAAACGCGCTAAGATTGCGTATCTATTAAAAAAAACAAAAAACGACCCTCGGAAAGAAGGCATGGTAGCCCTTTTTCCTTGTTTTATATTCACACTATCATTTTACCCTTATTTTAGACGACCATGACCAAAATAAGCCAAACGCTGTGGTTATTTATTGCCTTAGCCACTACTTTCTGTTTTGAGGCGGCAGCGCAGATGGGCAACGTAACCAAAGCCGAGCAATTTACCGCACAAGGCAAGTTGGACAAAGCCTTAGATATGATTCAGGCTGCCACTACACACGAAAAAAGCAAAGACAACCCCAAAACTTGGTATGTCCGCGCCGAACTCATGATTTCTATCTTAGCCGACGATAGTACCGCTATGGGAAAGTTGGTAGATAACCCCACCCAAGAGGCTCTTAATTCCATGAAAAAAGTGGAAGAGTTGGAAAAAGCCGAAGGCAAGGATAAGTACACCGTCATGCTCGATAATAGTATTCCGGGGCTTACCATTAGCCCACGCGAAAGGCTCAAAAATACCCTCATCAATAAAGGCGTGACGGCGTACAATGGTGAAGATATGCCAAAAGCTGCCGAAGCCTTAGCGCAAGCTGCCGACTTGTTCCCACAAGACACCCTTTGCGTACTCTATGCCGCCTATTTTGCCGAAAGCGCAGATAAGCCCAAAGAAGCCGCCGAGTATTACTACAAACTCACCAAAATAGAGGAGTATCCCAACCCCAAAGATGCCTACATCAAGACGATTCAGATGCGTCAGGAAGCTAAATTAGATGAAGGACAGACCCTTGCCGTAGTCAGAGAAGCTATGCAAAAGTATCCAAAAGAGCTTTTCTTTATTACCTATCTTATCAATCAAAATATGAAAGAAGGCAAGATAGAGGAATCTATTTCTCTTTTGGAAGAAGCCGTAGCGGTAGAGCCAGATATTAGCTTCTTGGTCAATTTGGGCGTACTTTACACCGAAAATAAACAACAAGATAAAGCCCTCGCCACTTTCAAAAAAGCCGTAGAAGTAGACCCTAAAAACTTTGAAGCAAATTATAGCTTGGGTGCTTACTACTACACACAGGGGCAAAATATATATGCCAACCTAACAGACGCGCAGTATAAAGATGCCAACAACCCCCAAGTAAAAGAGATGATAGCGTTCTTTAATCAATCTCTCCCCTACATGGAAAAGGCTTTTGAGTCGCGCAATGACGATTTGCAGACCGTAGGCGCATTAGCAACGCTTTACAAAGAATTGAAGCAAGACGACAAAGCCAAAAAAATGCAGGCTCGCTTCAAAATCCTTTCAGAAGCAACAGAATAAGGCGCGTCATATAGGCTTTGTTCTCTCCTTTTATTTTCCAAAAAGCAACCGCAGTTCTACACGGCGGTTGCTTTTTTTAGGGTCTGATTCGCCCTTTTTTTCAATAGGTCTATTGCCGCCAAAACCCTGCACGCGCAAGCGCGAAGCAGAGATGCCCTTTTGCACCAAAAAATCGGCTACTGCTTGCGCACGTGCCTGCGAAAGTTTTAGATTGAGGGCTGCATTGCCTATTGGCTCGGTATGCCCCTCAATTTGCAAAACAAGCGAAGGATTTTTTTCTAAAATAGAAAGCAGCGTAGGCAAAAAAGAAGCTAATTTTTCTTGGTATTCTGCCTGCAAAGTGGCTTTTTGAAGTTCGAAAGCTATGGGCAGCGGCAGGGTCTGGTTGTGCCAATTTTGGGTCAGAGTCGGATTTTTTTTCGCTTCTTGGGTTAGGTCTTCCCAACTAAAAGTGGTCTTTTCGCGATTAGGATTGGTTATTTTTTCAGCGACAAGCGAATTTTCTTGACTTATCTCTATCGGATTTTGTAGGTAGATAAAAAGCCCACGCCCTTCCGTTCCTACCCAAATATTATCTTGGCTATCAGCCCAAATACAGAGTCCTGATTTGCTTTCAAAGCCCTGCTCGAAGCTGTAAAATTGAAAGGCGATTTTTTCTTTCGTCTTTGTGTTTTTTGGGTATAAATTGCTGATTCTAAGGATTTTATCGGCGACGCTAAAAATTTCACCCTTTTGGTTGATTGCCAAAGTGCGCAGCCCCTGTGTTTCCCAAGGCGCGGGCAGTTCTATTTTTTGGGTAGGCTTCCCAAAGGCTTTCAAGATTTGTTTGGCGTTAGAACTTTTTAAGCGAAATTCGAAAAGGGCTGCCCTGCTTTTTTTATCAAATCCCATCATAAAAATAGAGCGTTCGCCTGCTTCCGTTTGGTAAGTCTGAAAAACTTGCGCCTGCAAGACGGACTTGACTGCCTGCCACTTTTGTTTTTTTTCGTCTTCGAGTTGGATAAAAACCCCATTAGATGTCGCCAAAAGCAATCCTTCTGCAAAGGGAAGTAGGTCGTATAAAGTGGCTTGTGATAGCTTGGGGAGGCTTTTTTGCGTCCATTTCTGATTTTGATAGTGATATAATTCATTCGCTTGGGTCAGAAGCCAAAGGTCTTGCTCTTGCCCTGCCACGAGCTTTTTGGGTACTACTTTGAGGGCAGGAAGGGGGCTAATCTGGCTTGTTTGTGCCTCAATTTTGAAAATTTGTTGAGAATAGGTAGCTAAAAAAATTTCGCCTGCTGGGGTAGTACAAAGGGTAGAAATTGCCTCTTGGGGTAGAAAATGCTGCATCTGGGGCGTACCTTCCGCATCGAGTGCCTTAATTTTAAAAAGTCCTTTTTCCGTTCCTACCCAAAAGGCAGGTTCGGGCGTTTCGCCAAAAGCGGAGATGGGCAATTTGAGCAAGCCCAAATCTACGGGTAGCCAATATCTTTTCGGGTCTTCTTCTTGGGCGGCAGCAATAGATATGGGCATGAAAAAACATAGAAATACAGTCCAAAAAATATAAGTGCTTTTCATGTTATCTCTAAATTTTAGAAGTGAGAAAAATAGCCTACCCTGCTTTTATTTGCTTGTTACAAAAGCCTATTTAATCCCCCTTTTCCCACTTTTTCCATAAGTCGGGGCGGCGCAATTTGGTTCTTTCTACGGCACGTTCCCAACGCCAATCGGTGATTTTTGCCTCATCGCCTGAAAGTAGGACGGCAGGTACTTCAAGCCCTTCCCAGTCAGGGGGGCGCGTATAGACAGGGGGCGCAAGCAAGTGGTCTTGAAAGGAATCTGTTAGGGCGGAGGTTTCGTCATTCAAAACCTGCGGTATGAGGCGAATTATCGCATCTGCAACTAAGACGGCAGGAATTTCTCCCCCTGAAAGTACAAAGTCGCCAATGGAAAGTTCTAAGGTAATCAATTTTTCTCTAATGCGCTCATCTATGCCTTTGTAATGTCCGCAAAGAATGATAATATTTTGCAGCATAGAAAGGCGATTGGCTGTGCCTTGCTCGAAGGTTTTGCCGTCGGGGGTCATGTAGATGACCTCGTCATAGTTGCGCTCGGCTTGCAGGCTGCGAATACAAGCGGCAATGGGTTGTATGGTCATGACCATGCCTGCGCCACCGCCGTATGCGTAATCATCTACGCGCCTATGTTTATCGTCGCTGTATTCTCTCAAATCGTGCAAATGCACTTCTACTACGCCTTTTTCTTGGGCGCGTTTCAAGATAGAGTGTTCGAAAAAACTTTCCATCAGTTTGGGAACACAAGAGAGAATATCTATTCGCATGGTTTTAAAGGGCGTTTTTTAATGGGAAGACCACAGAATTTGTAGCCTGCCTTATCCGAAATTAGATTCAAACCCTAAGCGTATTCAAGACACTTAGGGTTTGACACAAAACTATAAAACAAAAAGGTTTAGAAGGGCAAATCGTCGTCGGGAATGTCGTTGAAGGGGGGCGGTTCGGGCAGGCTCGATACCTGATTAAATTCGTCAGAGGTATCGGTATTGCTTTGGTGGAGATGCTCGATGGTGCGTGCTTGTAGCGAATTGAACCATTTGGGTTCGTCTTGTTGAGTTTTCTGCCACTTTTTCCCTTTTACCCAGCAACTTACACGCACTTCATCGCCTTCTTTAAACTTATCTAATCGGTCGCAATCGGTGTTGGTAAATTGTATCAAAAGTTCCTGTGCATAGTTGCCATCGGGGACACGCAACACAAATTCACGCAATTGGAATTTATCAGAAACGACACGCAGGGCGTAGATTTTTTCTATCGTTCCTTCGGTTTCGAATGAGGGCATAATGAAAGATAATATTTGAGTGAGAGTTGAAGTTTTGGTCTGAATTTACCTTTTTGGGGCAAAGATAGTCCTCTATTTTTGAGAGCCGTTTTAAAATTGCTTTAAAAAGCGCATATCGTTTTCGAAATAAAGGCGCAAATCTTTGATGGTGTAGCGCATCATCGTAATACGCTCGATACCCATGCCAAAGGCGAAGCCCGAATAAACTTCGGGGTCTATGCCACAATTTCGCAAGACGTTGGGGTGTACCATACCGCAGCCCAAGACTTCGAGCCAACCTGTATATTTACAGACATTGCAGCCCTTTTGGTTGCAAATATTACAACTGACATCTACTTCGGCACTGGGTTCGGTAAAGGGAAAATAAGAGGGGCGCAGGCGAATTTTGGTCTGTGTGCCAAAAAACTCTTTGGCAAAGTAGAGAAGGGTCTCTTTTAAGTCGGCAAAACTGACGTTTTTATCTATATAAAGCCCTTCTATTTGATGAAACATACAATGCGCACGCGCCGAAATGGTTTCATTCCGAAAGACACGCCCCACAGAAAGGGTACGAATGGGCGGCTTTTGGCTTTCCATCACGCGGATTTGTACTGACGAGGTATGGGTGCGCAATAGCATATCGGGGTCTTTTTCCACAAAAAAAGTGTCCTGCATGTCGCGGGCAGGGTGATTGGGTGCGAAGTTAAGAGCCGAGAAATTGTGCCAATCGGTTTCAATTTCTGCCCCTTCGGAGAGGTTGAAGCCAATTCTTTGGAAGATGCGAATTATCTCATCTTTGGTTTGGGTAAGGGGGTGCAAAGAGCCTTTCATACCCAAATCGGCAGGCAAACTAACATCAATGGCAGCACCTGCTTGGGCTTCCGCTTGGGCTTCGATTTTTTCCTTATGGAGGCGAAACTTATCTTCGGCGGCTTGCTTGACGGCATTGAGAATTTGCCCAAATTCTTTCTTATCTTCTTTGGGAACGTTTTTAAATTGCTCGAAGAGCAGCGAAAGTTTGCCGTTTTTGCTGATATAAGCCAAACGGAAGGCTTCTAAATCGGCTGCCCCCGCTACTGCATACGCCGCAACTTCGGCTTGCAAACTAAGGGCTTCATCTTTAAGAGTCATGGACAAAGTGGTATGCAGATGAAAAGGTAAATGTCAAGGGCAAAAATAAGATTTTTAGCCCATATAAGCAGCAGCTTTTGAAAAAAAAGAAAAAACGCGCCCCGAAGTAGGGAAAAGGCATTGCCTTTTTCGCCGTAAGATAGAAATAAAAAAAGGGCTTTCAGAGCTAAAAATAGAGTTCTGTCCAAATTTTATTTTGCCCAAAATTCGATACCACAAGGCTTTTTATAGAACTTGATAGCCTTAGAAAAAAGGCTGCCCCAAAGTTTGTTGGGATTGTTTGTATCTTTGCACCATTCCCAACCTTTACAAAATGTATGGGCTTGGTAGAAGCCAAAGGCAGAGTTAGCTTTTTTTAAGATTTGCAGGTATAGAAAAAAAAGCGCATTTTTAACCCTCATTTCTACCCTCTCATTTCTATACTTCTTGTTCTTCTACTCCAAATCATAGCGTTTTTATGAAAATTGTAAATTATTTTATATATGCCCTCGTTGGAATTGTGTTTGTTGTTTCTGGTCTAATTAAAACCAACGACCCGATTGGCACAGCCATCAAGATGGAAGAGTATTTCGAAGTCTTTGCCACCGACCTCGACGCGCCCCTTCAAAGCACCGACAACCCCAGTACGGCAGTGGCACATTCGGCAGGACACGATTTTTTTATGGCATTGAAAGAGAAAGCCCTGCCTATCGCGATTTTTTTCGTCATCTTAGAAGTGGTTTTGGGCGTGATGCTTCTCGCAAATTTTGGGCGCAAACTAACCGCTTGGCTGCTTTTGGGGCTGATAATCTTTTTTACTTTCCTGACCTTTTATTCAGCCTATTTCAATAAAGTAACCGATTGCGGCTGCTTCGGTGATGCTATCAAACTCACTCCTTGGCAATCTTTTGGGAAAGATGTCGTCTTATTGGTGCTGGTTTCTATTTTGCTTTTTCAGAAAAAAATCGAAAACACGTTTTCCGCCCTTAGCGCAGGGATAGTGGTTTTGAGTTTGATAGGGTCGAGCTTTTTGGCTTGGTATGCACTCGAAAATTTGCCACCGATAGATTTTCGCGCCTATAAAGTAGGCAATAATATCCCCGAATTGCGCAAGCCGCAGGCGCAGCCCATTTATGAGTACGTCATGGAAAAAGACGGACAGGAGTACCGCTTTTCTGAATACAATATGGAAGAAGGCTATAAATTCAAAGAGATGATAACTTTGAACCAAGACCAAGTAAAGCCTAAAATAGAGGATTTCGCTGTTTGGAACGACGAAAATACCTATACCGATTCGGCTTTGGTAGGGGAAAAACTCTTTGTCATTGTGCAGAAACCACAAGAAGTAGGGGCTTTGCACCAAAAAGCATTAGAAAATATCCGCGCCCTAATCAAGGAAATACAAGCCAAACGCCCACAGACCCAAGTTTGGGCATTGACCTCTGCCGCAGGTGCAGACTATGTCGCTTTTGACGAAGTGGCACAGCTACAAATTCCTTTTTTCTATGCGGACGCAACCGTTTTGAAGACCATCATGCGTTCTAATATTGGCATCTGGACGCTCAAAGAAGGAACGGTTACGGGCAAATGGCACTACAACAATGTGCCAAATACAGACGAGGTAGTGGCTCTTTTTTAGTGCCTATTTCTAAATCTTTGCAGCACCAAATAAAATTTGGCTCTTTCTTTTTTGTACAATTTTCCCACAGTTCGGACAAGGCACTGCCTTGTCCTTACAAGGGGTAAGAAAAGTCCAGCCTTTTTCAAATCCATTTTATTACCCTAACATTTTCTACTATGACTTTCGGATTTTTAATTTTTTTTATACTTATTGTAGGTGTAATAGGCTTGATGCTTTTGCTTTTCTTGCTTTTTTCGCAAAATAAAACACGCCAAAAAGAGCAGGAGCGATACAAACTCTATTTAGACCAATTCGACCCTGCCAAAAATACCAAAGCCCTCAAACCGATTCAAACCAAAGTCATGGGCGTGCGCTATGCCAACCCCGACGGTTCGGAGAGGCAGAAAATTATTGCCAAGTGCAAAAAAGGCGATAAATTGCTCTTGCTGCCCGACCCTTTGAATCGATACGACAAAGACGCTATCAAAATCACGACCCTACGCGACGAAATTATCGGCTATTTAGATGCCGACCTTGCCTTAGAAGTTAGGCGAAGGCTCGAAGAAGGGCTATTGGTAAAGGCGAGCATCTGCCAAATCTATAAAAATAAGGAGGGACTTTTGCAGGTAGAGGTAGAATTGGTAAAATATAGCAAAAAGGCATAGAAAACCTTGTTGCATTTTTTTTATTGTGCTATCACAAAAATAAGCACTAAGCATAAAAAGCGTATATTTGCACCAAATTTGAGACGCTCATTCAAAGCCCAAACCGAAAGGCGCACGCCTATCTTTCGGAAAAGCCTTTTCAGAAAAAGAACCCCGTTTATTCACAATCATCGAGGCGAGATTTGTATTTTTCTTGGCGAAAGGCGCGAGAAATACAGATAATTGCCTTATCTTGAAGGCAGATAAAATCAAAGAGGCTTCTTTTTTGTGGATATGCCCGCAATTTTGTAACTTTATCTGGTCAGAATTTTTCAAATTCATTCTACTTCCTAACCCAGTCAAACCTTAGAACCACAAACACACATTTTGTATGAGCAAAGACCATTTGAGCGAAGGGACAAAGTTCTATAACGACGTATTGTCTTTCTTCGACTATGCTGCCAGTTTTACCAAGCACCCCAAAGGGCTTTTAGAGCAAATCAAAGTTTGTAACAGCGTTTATGAAACAAACTTCCCTTTGCGCTTAGACAACGGCGACTATGAAGTTATCCGCGCTTGGCGTGTCCAACATTCGCATCATAAATTGCCCGTAAAAGGGGGGATTCGTTTTGCCGAAAACGTCAATGCAGACGAGGTAAAAGCCTTAGCGTCTTTGATGACCTTTAAGTGCGCCTTAGTCAATGTACCTTTTGGCGGCGCAAAAGGGGGCGTGAAAATCAACCCTAAAAAATATACCGACCGTCAGCTCGAAACCATCACACGTCGTTATACCACTGAATTGGTGAAAAAAGAGATGATTGGTCCCTCCATCGACGTGCCTGCACCCGACTACGGCACAGGACCGCGTGAGATGGCGTGGATTGC contains the following coding sequences:
- a CDS encoding helix-turn-helix domain-containing protein, translating into MPKLGKSFEKRKKQQGSKKNANFSMLRYTVALIIFVGIIENMEKHTILVQFGKRVRELRKAQHLSQEALSFKANLHRTYIGMIERAEKNITLVNISKIASALGVSIDTLMKFEDG
- a CDS encoding bifunctional UDP-3-O-[3-hydroxymyristoyl] N-acetylglucosamine deacetylase/3-hydroxyacyl-ACP dehydratase; this encodes MKTNQHTIKKAVTISGIGLHTGVPSTMTFKPAKTNHGFKFQRIDLEGRPTVDADVDNVVDVSRGTTIEQGEARVHTVEHTLAALVGLEIDNVLIEIDGPEPPIMDGSSMDFVRILKEAGVEEQNVPRNFFDVDSAIHYSEPSKNIEIAALPLEDYRLTVMVDYNSPVLGSQYATLNNFAQFEQEIAPCRTFCFLHELEMLYKNNLIKGGDFDNAIVIVDRILSQEEMDRLAKMFNKPSISVQSEGTLNNVELRYKNEPARHKLLDLIGDLALVGQPLRAQILAARPGHAANVAFAKKIKQHLRRVVRNQVPKYDPKLPPVLDINKIASILPHRYPFRLVDKIIYLDENSVVGVKNVTINEPFFEGHFPGNPVMPGVLQIEAMAQTGGILVLNTVDNPEQYWTYFVGIEDCRFKKMVMPCDTLVFKCELLAPVRRGLAKMQGRAFVAGELACEAVMSAVLVKKDK
- a CDS encoding DUF3127 domain-containing protein: MPSFETEGTIEKIYALRVVSDKFQLREFVLRVPDGNYAQELLIQFTNTDCDRLDKFKEGDEVRVSCWVKGKKWQKTQQDEPKWFNSLQARTIEHLHQSNTDTSDEFNQVSSLPEPPPFNDIPDDDLPF
- a CDS encoding MT-A70 family methyltransferase, with the protein product MENVDLFGSSQPQLPTPTPKVVSGYRIYDAQQKRRTIRNDLPSLYPDLPEEKYDIIYADPPWDYGGKMQFDKSARKDVNKNWDNHIFISAANFKYPTLKTREMMKIPIYQIAKEDCLLFMWVTNPHLEQGIALGKAWGFEYKTVAFVWDKMNHNPGQYTLSYCELCLVFKRGRIPSPRGARNIKQLVRVPRGEHSQKPLEVLHNIERMFPTQKRIELFARHKPKNWDVWGLDVREEYAETTFNPKEAVSD
- the trmD gene encoding tRNA (guanosine(37)-N1)-methyltransferase TrmD, which codes for MRIDILSCVPKLMESFFEHSILKRAQEKGVVEVHLHDLREYSDDKHRRVDDYAYGGGAGMVMTIQPIAACIRSLQAERNYDEVIYMTPDGKTFEQGTANRLSMLQNIIILCGHYKGIDERIREKLITLELSIGDFVLSGGEIPAVLVADAIIRLIPQVLNDETSALTDSFQDHLLAPPVYTRPPDWEGLEVPAVLLSGDEAKITDWRWERAVERTKLRRPDLWKKWEKGD
- a CDS encoding tetratricopeptide repeat protein encodes the protein MTKISQTLWLFIALATTFCFEAAAQMGNVTKAEQFTAQGKLDKALDMIQAATTHEKSKDNPKTWYVRAELMISILADDSTAMGKLVDNPTQEALNSMKKVEELEKAEGKDKYTVMLDNSIPGLTISPRERLKNTLINKGVTAYNGEDMPKAAEALAQAADLFPQDTLCVLYAAYFAESADKPKEAAEYYYKLTKIEEYPNPKDAYIKTIQMRQEAKLDEGQTLAVVREAMQKYPKELFFITYLINQNMKEGKIEESISLLEEAVAVEPDISFLVNLGVLYTENKQQDKALATFKKAVEVDPKNFEANYSLGAYYYTQGQNIYANLTDAQYKDANNPQVKEMIAFFNQSLPYMEKAFESRNDDLQTVGALATLYKELKQDDKAKKMQARFKILSEATE
- a CDS encoding OmpA family protein, whose product is MPISIAAAQEEDPKRYWLPVDLGLLKLPISAFGETPEPAFWVGTEKGLFKIKALDAEGTPQMQHFLPQEAISTLCTTPAGEIFLATYSQQIFKIEAQTSQISPLPALKVVPKKLVAGQEQDLWLLTQANELYHYQNQKWTQKSLPKLSQATLYDLLPFAEGLLLATSNGVFIQLEDEKKQKWQAVKSVLQAQVFQTYQTEAGERSIFMMGFDKKSRAALFEFRLKSSNAKQILKAFGKPTQKIELPAPWETQGLRTLAINQKGEIFSVADKILRISNLYPKNTKTKEKIAFQFYSFEQGFESKSGLCIWADSQDNIWVGTEGRGLFIYLQNPIEISQENSLVAEKITNPNREKTTFSWEDLTQEAKKNPTLTQNWHNQTLPLPIAFELQKATLQAEYQEKLASFLPTLLSILEKNPSLVLQIEGHTEPIGNAALNLKLSQARAQAVADFLVQKGISASRLRVQGFGGNRPIEKKGESDPKKSNRRVELRLLFGK
- the lpxA gene encoding acyl-ACP--UDP-N-acetylglucosamine O-acyltransferase; translation: MIHSLTQIHPDAKIAANVTIEAFTTIYQDVEIGEGTWIGSNVTIMDGARIGKNCKIYPGAVISAPPQDLKYKGEKTYVVIGDNSTIRECVTLNRGTAANIETKIGQNTLIMAYVHLAHDCIVGDNCILVNGVQLGGHVEIEDFAIIGGTSAIHQFTRVGAHAMVAGGSLVRRDVPPFVLAGREPLRYVGINLIGLRRRNFSRESIAQMQDIYRLIFQKGKNTSNALSEVEKTISDSAEKSQILTFIKKSRRGVIKGANLTDEEEEFTL
- a CDS encoding MunI family type II restriction endonuclease, with product MGSDANRLRRKWQDYSLKQALQVEEDFYVLFQTLFVDTEYEIRSRPSEFRNIYLNIPLSPSELAAIYNPAIEIKSHGIFPDYAISNHNTNKTIYVEVKRQDGWVEGKSRSAGRGNAHERACKYFTPGLQRILREAGNLPADVLPFWTIFQGDITRDPCRVREITCWYEGFEGHFFFWRNLSDPAPLIEHFISQIQPLLD